Proteins from a single region of Streptomyces spinoverrucosus:
- a CDS encoding TadE family protein: MTYRRNDRGQVAIEYLGFIPILILVAMAAVQIGLIAYTAQQAGTAARTGARSASLDGPYAQDCQNAVSSWLDAACTSADLGDEVEVTATIDIPSIVPGWDFDPARKTATMPMDR; encoded by the coding sequence ATGACGTACCGGCGGAACGACCGTGGGCAAGTGGCCATCGAATACCTCGGGTTCATCCCGATCCTGATCCTCGTCGCGATGGCCGCTGTGCAGATCGGGCTGATCGCCTACACCGCGCAGCAGGCCGGCACGGCCGCCCGCACCGGCGCGCGCAGCGCCTCCCTCGACGGGCCGTACGCGCAGGACTGCCAGAACGCGGTCAGCTCCTGGCTGGACGCCGCCTGTACGAGCGCGGATCTGGGCGACGAGGTCGAGGTCACGGCCACGATCGACATCCCGTCGATCGTCCCCGGCTGGGACTTCGACCCGGCCCGCAAGACGGCCACCATGCCGATGGACCGCTGA
- a CDS encoding TadE/TadG family type IV pilus assembly protein → MKARDRDRGQVTIEFLGMTPLIILTLVLLWQFVLVGYTYALAGNAADEAARAGTAAQDRQAACQEAGVRHLPSAWEGGAEVSCGESGGLVTADVRLKVPVLFPGSVGFPFPGVVGHAGAVVEETD, encoded by the coding sequence ATGAAGGCCCGGGACCGGGATCGGGGGCAGGTCACCATCGAGTTCCTCGGGATGACACCGCTGATCATCCTGACACTGGTGCTGCTGTGGCAGTTCGTGCTCGTGGGATACACCTACGCGCTCGCGGGGAACGCTGCGGACGAGGCGGCACGGGCGGGCACGGCAGCACAGGACCGCCAGGCGGCCTGCCAGGAGGCGGGCGTACGGCATCTGCCGTCCGCGTGGGAGGGGGGTGCCGAGGTGTCCTGCGGCGAGAGCGGCGGCCTGGTCACGGCCGACGTGCGTCTGAAGGTGCCGGTGCTCTTCCCCGGCTCGGTCGGCTTCCCGTTCCCCGGCGTCGTCGGCCACGCGGGGGCCGTCGTGGAGGAGACGGACTGA
- the cpaB gene encoding Flp pilus assembly protein CpaB codes for MNSRQRRGVILLLLSVLCALGAFAGVLSVINDVQSKVGPEVTAYRVKDKVAPYTALTADKFEQIRMPERWLSENAVTDLRQIQGKIAVTTLHEGSLLQSDMIVDQPALRPGQQEVAIMIDAATGVAGKITAGSTVNVYATFEGEREGAPAQSKIIVTNAQVIDVGKLTSLEPDASDRTRRATEAVPITFALSTLDAQRLTYAESFAQRVRLALVAPGGDTTVPAEDRTYELAKDK; via the coding sequence ATGAACTCCCGTCAGCGCCGCGGCGTGATACTCCTGCTTCTGTCCGTCCTGTGCGCCCTCGGCGCGTTCGCGGGCGTGCTCTCCGTCATCAACGACGTGCAGTCCAAGGTCGGCCCCGAGGTCACCGCGTACCGGGTGAAGGACAAGGTGGCGCCCTACACCGCCCTCACCGCGGACAAGTTCGAGCAGATCAGGATGCCCGAGCGGTGGCTGTCGGAGAACGCGGTCACCGATCTGCGGCAGATCCAGGGCAAGATCGCCGTCACCACCCTGCACGAGGGCTCCCTGCTGCAGAGCGACATGATCGTCGATCAGCCCGCCCTGCGGCCCGGGCAGCAGGAGGTCGCCATCATGATCGACGCGGCGACCGGAGTGGCCGGCAAGATCACGGCGGGATCCACGGTCAACGTGTACGCCACCTTCGAGGGTGAGCGAGAGGGTGCCCCCGCCCAGTCGAAGATCATCGTGACGAACGCCCAAGTGATCGACGTCGGCAAGCTCACCTCCCTGGAACCCGACGCGAGCGATCGCACCCGGCGCGCCACCGAGGCCGTGCCCATCACCTTCGCGCTGTCCACCCTCGACGCCCAGCGCCTCACATACGCCGAGTCGTTCGCCCAGCGCGTCCGGCTCGCCCTGGTCGCCCCCGGCGGCGACACCACCGTCCCCGCCGAGGACCGCACCTACGAACTCGCGAAGGACAAGTGA
- a CDS encoding MFS transporter: protein MASTSSPPDRSFRTVGVVIALCWLAVFFDGMDVNIYGATMPHLLADESLGFSTALAGTIGSWTTFGMLIGALAAGTLTDWLGRKPLVTASVVLFSLGSALCAMAPGAAVFGAGRFVSGLGLGGLMPIGLAIVAEFAPPRRAALATGLMMTSYHAGGMAATGIGLAVAPEHGWRWVFWAGVLPAVIAVPLVLKWLPESPGVLFAKGRTKEAYAVADRFGLTRPGVTQAPQAGAKGRLSAISALFAPGTRWATPLLWIASFAGLLLVYGVSTWLPELMRASGYSLSSSVTFLMIINAGGIVGMLIAGRTADRFGPVKVSALWFVLTACGTFVLRTELPLGAAYAVVFLTGIWLFSAQVMVYAATSRVYAPSERATGLGWVTGIGRTGAVVGPTVGGVVLAGGNAGLGFTTFAVTAVLGAAAISLVPLVKGGRRDTTPALLTAEGRPSLP, encoded by the coding sequence GTGGCATCGACCTCGTCCCCTCCCGACCGCTCCTTCAGGACCGTCGGTGTCGTCATCGCCCTGTGCTGGCTGGCCGTCTTCTTCGACGGCATGGACGTCAACATCTACGGCGCGACCATGCCGCACCTGCTCGCCGACGAGAGCCTCGGCTTCAGCACCGCGCTCGCCGGGACGATCGGCAGCTGGACCACGTTCGGCATGCTGATCGGCGCGCTGGCGGCGGGCACGCTCACCGACTGGCTGGGCCGCAAGCCGCTGGTGACGGCCAGCGTGGTGCTCTTCTCGCTGGGTTCGGCCCTGTGCGCGATGGCGCCGGGCGCGGCGGTCTTCGGCGCGGGCCGATTCGTCTCGGGCCTCGGGCTGGGCGGCCTCATGCCGATCGGCCTGGCGATCGTGGCGGAGTTCGCGCCGCCCCGCCGGGCGGCCCTGGCGACCGGCCTGATGATGACCTCGTACCACGCCGGCGGCATGGCGGCGACGGGCATCGGCCTGGCCGTGGCGCCCGAGCACGGCTGGCGTTGGGTGTTCTGGGCGGGGGTGCTGCCGGCGGTGATCGCGGTGCCGCTGGTGCTGAAGTGGCTGCCGGAGTCGCCGGGTGTGCTCTTCGCGAAGGGGCGCACGAAGGAGGCGTACGCCGTGGCCGACCGCTTCGGCCTGACGCGCCCCGGCGTGACCCAGGCGCCGCAGGCAGGAGCCAAGGGCCGCCTGTCGGCGATCAGCGCGTTGTTCGCCCCCGGCACGCGCTGGGCGACGCCGCTGCTGTGGATCGCCTCCTTCGCCGGCCTGCTCCTGGTCTACGGCGTCTCGACCTGGCTTCCCGAACTGATGCGGGCCTCGGGCTACTCGCTCTCCTCCTCGGTCACCTTCCTGATGATCATCAACGCCGGCGGCATCGTCGGCATGCTGATCGCGGGCCGTACGGCGGACAGGTTCGGGCCGGTGAAGGTGTCGGCGCTGTGGTTCGTCCTCACGGCCTGCGGCACCTTCGTCCTGCGCACCGAGCTGCCGCTCGGCGCCGCGTACGCCGTCGTCTTCCTCACCGGCATCTGGCTGTTCAGCGCGCAGGTCATGGTCTACGCGGCCACGTCCCGCGTGTACGCCCCGAGCGAGCGCGCCACCGGCCTCGGCTGGGTGACCGGCATCGGCCGCACCGGCGCGGTGGTCGGCCCGACGGTCGGTGGCGTCGTCCTCGCCGGCGGCAACGCGGGTCTGGGCTTCACGACGTTCGCGGTGACGGCGGTCCTCGGCGCGGCAGCGATCTCACTGGTCCCCCTGGTGAAGGGCGGCCGCCGCGACACGACCCCGGCCCTCCTCACAGCGGAAGGTCGGCCATCCCTGCCTTGA
- a CDS encoding condensation domain-containing protein, translating to MRISDIQRCEVRPGQLVEWTFSKATIAAAAALPPDPRPPAYIQESHIRTARSVREDGLFVPTWLGTAFDLPGRADLDALERALRGWTLRHETLRSGFRWTGDDMHRFTLRENDVSLRREVIGDFVDTEALVRYLQNRFDVAADALGWPNLIYAAVVRDESTSVYMAFDHTNVDAYSLQRIPDEIHELYTAGVMGRPVIGPPAGSYVDFCQQERANADGIDDTHRIVARWREFIGRCDGRLPEFPVDLGLRPGDVLPAQKLVCEPLVDADAAAAFEARCRPYGGSLVGILAATSLIVHELGGQPVYRTVVPFHTRLKSAWSDSVGWYVGGAPIEVPAARDFDGALNTVRAELRANRSLARIPLARVLSLLGTDFRPTSPDMYSIVSYVDARSLPGSARWTEKKAYGLIRVSYGDQVCAWVNRLHEGLWFACRYPDTDIAYKNVRRYVERLRDLILSAPARDAFESRNWHSRQVTSLPPSRAGADAESHPTPVHMT from the coding sequence GTGCGAATTTCTGACATTCAGCGCTGTGAGGTCCGGCCCGGACAGCTCGTCGAGTGGACGTTCAGCAAGGCGACCATCGCGGCCGCGGCAGCACTGCCGCCGGATCCGCGGCCACCGGCATACATCCAGGAGTCGCACATCAGGACGGCGCGCTCGGTGCGCGAGGACGGACTGTTCGTACCGACATGGCTCGGCACCGCGTTCGACCTGCCGGGCCGCGCCGACCTCGACGCACTGGAGAGGGCGTTGCGCGGCTGGACGCTGCGTCACGAGACCCTGCGCAGCGGCTTCAGGTGGACCGGCGACGACATGCACCGGTTCACACTGCGCGAGAACGACGTGTCACTGCGGCGCGAGGTGATCGGCGACTTCGTCGACACGGAGGCGCTTGTCCGGTACCTGCAGAACCGATTCGACGTCGCGGCGGACGCGCTCGGCTGGCCGAACCTCATCTATGCCGCGGTCGTCCGCGACGAATCCACCAGCGTGTACATGGCCTTCGACCACACCAATGTCGACGCCTACTCCCTGCAACGCATCCCGGACGAAATCCACGAGCTGTACACCGCGGGCGTCATGGGGCGGCCCGTCATCGGTCCACCTGCCGGAAGCTACGTCGACTTCTGCCAGCAGGAGCGGGCGAACGCGGACGGAATCGACGACACACACAGGATCGTCGCGCGCTGGCGGGAGTTCATCGGCCGGTGCGACGGAAGGCTGCCGGAGTTTCCCGTCGACCTAGGTCTGCGACCCGGTGACGTCCTGCCCGCCCAGAAACTGGTGTGTGAGCCGCTCGTCGACGCGGACGCCGCCGCCGCGTTCGAGGCGCGCTGCCGGCCCTACGGCGGCAGCCTGGTGGGCATCCTGGCCGCCACCAGTCTGATCGTCCACGAACTCGGCGGGCAGCCGGTCTACCGCACGGTCGTGCCGTTCCACACCCGGCTGAAGTCCGCGTGGTCGGACTCCGTGGGCTGGTACGTCGGCGGCGCACCCATCGAGGTCCCCGCGGCTCGGGACTTCGACGGGGCGCTGAACACGGTCCGCGCCGAGTTGCGGGCCAACCGGTCACTGGCGCGCATTCCACTGGCCCGCGTACTGAGTCTGCTCGGCACGGACTTCCGCCCGACCTCCCCGGACATGTACTCGATCGTCTCGTATGTTGATGCCCGCTCCCTTCCCGGCTCGGCCCGCTGGACCGAGAAAAAGGCGTACGGGCTGATCCGCGTTTCGTACGGCGACCAGGTGTGTGCATGGGTCAACCGGCTGCACGAGGGGTTGTGGTTCGCCTGCCGCTACCCGGACACCGACATCGCTTACAAGAACGTGCGGCGATATGTCGAGCGGCTGCGGGACCTGATCCTCTCCGCACCCGCGCGCGACGCTTTCGAGTCACGGAATTGGCATTCTCGGCAGGTGACTTCTCTCCCTCCCAGCCGTGCTGGCGCGGACGCCGAGTCACACCCGACGCCTGTTCATATGACGTGA
- a CDS encoding chitinase, which translates to MDRARRRRRTRIWSGAVTAALALTVSTIGQASAADINNARNAGFESGLSNWTCSAGSGTTVSSPVHGGSSALKATPAGQDNARCTQTVAVQPNSTYTLSAWVQGGYAYLGATGTGTTDVSTWTPDSSTWKQLSTTFTTGSSTRSVTVYTHGWYGQAAYYADDVSVFGPDGGGGGDPSPTIPGAPTGVSVSGTTSSSVSLSWNTVSGATGYNVYRDGTRVTAVTGTSATVTGLAASTSYTFQVTATNAAGESPRSAAVTGTTAPTGGGGSNVPRHAVTGYWQNFNNGATVQRLSDVPGHYDIIAVAFADATATPGAVTFNLDSAGLGGYTVDQFKADLRAKQAAGKKVIISVGGELGRVAVNDSASATNFANSVYSLMQTYGFDGVDIDLENGLNATYMTQALRSLSAKAGPSMVLTMAPQTIDMQSTSNSYFQTALNVKDILTVVNMQYYNSGSMLGCDGRVYSQGSVDFLTALACIQLENGLTPSQVGLGVPASTRAAGSGYVSPTVVNNALDCLTRATNCGSFKPPRTYPDLRGAMTWSTNWDAASGNAWSNAVGPHVDALP; encoded by the coding sequence GTGGACCGCGCACGCAGACGCAGACGTACCCGCATCTGGTCGGGAGCGGTGACCGCCGCCCTGGCTCTCACCGTGTCGACGATCGGCCAGGCATCCGCCGCGGACATCAACAACGCCAGGAACGCCGGCTTCGAGTCCGGCCTGAGCAACTGGACCTGCTCGGCGGGCAGCGGTACGACGGTCTCCTCGCCGGTGCACGGCGGCTCGTCCGCCCTGAAGGCGACGCCGGCCGGGCAGGACAACGCGCGTTGCACACAGACGGTGGCGGTGCAGCCCAACTCGACGTACACACTGAGCGCGTGGGTGCAGGGCGGCTACGCCTACCTGGGCGCGACGGGCACCGGCACGACGGACGTGTCGACGTGGACCCCCGACTCGTCCACCTGGAAGCAACTGTCGACGACCTTCACCACCGGCTCCTCGACGCGCTCGGTGACGGTCTACACGCACGGCTGGTACGGCCAGGCGGCGTACTACGCGGACGACGTCTCGGTGTTCGGCCCCGACGGCGGCGGAGGCGGCGACCCGTCCCCCACGATCCCGGGCGCACCGACGGGCGTGTCGGTCTCGGGCACGACGTCCTCCTCGGTGTCCCTGTCCTGGAACACGGTCTCGGGCGCGACCGGCTACAACGTCTACCGCGACGGCACGAGGGTGACGGCGGTGACCGGCACGTCGGCGACCGTGACCGGGCTGGCGGCGTCGACGTCGTACACCTTCCAGGTCACGGCGACCAACGCGGCGGGCGAGTCGCCGAGGTCGGCGGCGGTGACGGGGACGACGGCGCCCACGGGTGGCGGCGGCTCGAACGTCCCACGGCACGCGGTGACGGGCTACTGGCAGAACTTCAACAACGGCGCGACCGTGCAGCGGCTGTCGGACGTGCCGGGCCACTACGACATCATCGCGGTGGCGTTCGCGGACGCGACGGCGACGCCGGGGGCCGTGACCTTCAACCTGGACTCGGCGGGGCTGGGCGGCTACACGGTGGACCAGTTCAAGGCCGACCTGCGGGCGAAGCAGGCCGCCGGCAAGAAGGTCATCATCTCGGTGGGCGGCGAGCTCGGCCGCGTCGCGGTGAACGACTCCGCCTCGGCGACGAACTTCGCGAACTCGGTGTACTCGCTGATGCAGACGTACGGCTTCGACGGCGTGGACATCGACCTGGAGAACGGCCTCAACGCGACGTACATGACGCAGGCACTGCGCTCGCTGTCGGCGAAGGCGGGCCCGTCGATGGTGCTCACGATGGCGCCGCAGACGATCGACATGCAGTCGACGTCGAACTCGTACTTCCAGACGGCGCTGAACGTGAAGGACATCCTCACGGTCGTCAACATGCAGTACTACAACAGCGGTTCGATGCTGGGTTGCGACGGCAGGGTCTACAGCCAGGGCTCGGTGGACTTCCTGACGGCCCTGGCCTGCATCCAGCTGGAGAACGGCCTCACCCCGTCCCAGGTGGGCCTCGGCGTCCCCGCCTCGACGCGGGCGGCGGGCAGCGGGTATGTCTCACCGACCGTGGTGAACAACGCGCTGGACTGTCTGACGCGCGCGACGAACTGCGGCTCCTTCAAGCCGCCGCGGACGTATCCGGACCTGCGCGGGGCGATGACGTGGTCGACGAACTGGGATGCGGCGAGCGGTAACGCGTGGTCGAACGCGGTGGGGCCGCACGTGGACGCGCTGCCGTAG
- a CDS encoding AAA family ATPase, with amino-acid sequence MPTRILPAVGDADAVRSVTTLLSQLPDAEPVTPVVDSTQLIDTLARLAAESVDELPEVVVVHERIGPVPALELIREVALRFPAVGVILVTSDASPGLFQAAMDSGARGLVALPLSYEELANRVQAVAQWSVGVRRHLGHGGDVFTGVGGTVVTVSGAKGGVGATLAAIQLALASQASGRSTVLVDMDLQTGDVASYLDVQFRRSVVDLAAITDISPRVLADAVFPHDTGVALLLAPGEGERGEEVTDRAARQIVSALRSRYETVVIDCGAQLSGAGAAAVEMADTALLVTTPDVVAVRGAKRTVRMWDRLQIRKAEETTVVVNRHTRGTEIQPPLIQKITGTSVAATAVPANFKELQGVVDAGRVHMLDNRSVVKQALWGLAGELGLVKAPVGERKSGRGRGERASVGFLRRRDG; translated from the coding sequence ATGCCCACGAGGATCCTGCCGGCCGTCGGCGACGCGGACGCGGTCCGCTCGGTCACGACCCTGCTCAGCCAGCTCCCCGACGCCGAACCGGTCACCCCGGTCGTCGACTCCACCCAGCTCATCGACACCCTCGCCCGGCTGGCCGCCGAGTCCGTCGACGAACTGCCCGAAGTCGTCGTCGTCCACGAACGCATCGGCCCCGTCCCGGCCCTGGAGCTGATCCGCGAGGTGGCGCTCCGCTTCCCGGCCGTCGGCGTCATCCTCGTCACCTCCGACGCCAGTCCCGGCCTCTTCCAGGCCGCCATGGACTCCGGCGCCCGCGGACTGGTCGCGCTGCCGCTGTCGTACGAGGAACTGGCCAACCGCGTGCAGGCGGTCGCCCAGTGGTCGGTGGGGGTACGCCGGCACCTGGGCCACGGCGGTGACGTCTTCACCGGCGTCGGCGGCACCGTCGTCACGGTCAGCGGCGCCAAGGGCGGGGTCGGGGCGACGCTGGCCGCGATCCAGCTGGCGCTCGCCTCCCAGGCGTCCGGACGCTCCACCGTGCTGGTCGACATGGACCTCCAGACCGGGGACGTCGCTTCCTATCTGGACGTCCAGTTCCGTCGCTCCGTCGTCGACCTCGCCGCCATCACCGACATCTCGCCGCGTGTCCTCGCCGACGCCGTCTTCCCGCACGACACCGGCGTCGCCCTGCTGCTCGCCCCCGGCGAGGGCGAACGCGGCGAGGAGGTCACCGACCGTGCCGCCCGGCAGATCGTCAGCGCCCTGCGCTCCCGCTACGAGACCGTCGTCATCGACTGCGGCGCCCAGCTGAGCGGCGCCGGCGCGGCCGCCGTGGAGATGGCCGACACCGCCCTGCTGGTCACCACCCCGGACGTGGTCGCGGTCCGGGGCGCCAAGCGGACGGTGCGGATGTGGGACCGGCTGCAGATCCGCAAGGCCGAGGAGACCACGGTCGTCGTCAACCGGCACACGCGCGGCACGGAGATCCAGCCGCCGCTCATCCAGAAGATCACCGGCACGTCGGTCGCCGCGACGGCCGTGCCCGCCAACTTCAAGGAACTGCAGGGCGTCGTGGATGCCGGGCGCGTCCACATGCTCGACAACCGCAGTGTCGTGAAGCAGGCCCTGTGGGGGCTCGCGGGGGAGCTGGGGCTGGTCAAGGCGCCCGTGGGCGAGCGGAAGAGCGGCCGGGGGCGCGGGGAACGCGCGTCGGTGGGCTTCCTGCGGCGGAGGGACGGATGA
- a CDS encoding CpaF family protein, with protein MSLRARINSPEENGSRGEDGHLVASYRAKLLEEIDLAEMSSLAAAERRARLERVLGHIISREGPVLSTVERSQLIRRVVDEALGLGILEPLLEDASITEIMVNGPDAIFVERAGRVEQLPLRFASNDQLMQTIERIVSTVNRRVDESNPMVDARLPSGERVNVIIPPLSLTGAVLTIRRFPRSFTLQELIQFGSLDEPMVYLLAGLVQARFNIIVSGATGTGKTTLLNALSGLIPESERIITIEDSAELQLQQHHVVRLESRPPNVEGQGQITIRDLVRNSLRMRPDRIVVGEVRGGESLDMLQAMSTGHDGSLATVHANSAEDALMRLQTLASMSDVEVPFVALHDQINSAVDVIVQLTRFADGARRVTEIALLDSHGGEPYRLATVARFDAQPMAADGRIYGSFQYFPLTRRTADRLYMASQPVPPAFGVAQSPAQLATREAR; from the coding sequence ATGAGTCTGCGGGCACGGATCAACTCCCCCGAGGAGAACGGCAGCCGGGGCGAGGACGGGCACCTGGTCGCCTCGTACCGGGCGAAGCTGCTGGAGGAGATCGACCTCGCGGAGATGAGCTCGCTCGCGGCGGCCGAGCGCAGGGCGCGGCTGGAGCGGGTGCTCGGGCACATCATCAGCCGTGAGGGCCCGGTGCTGTCGACCGTCGAGCGCTCGCAGCTGATCCGGCGGGTCGTCGACGAGGCACTGGGCCTCGGCATCCTGGAGCCCCTCCTGGAGGACGCGTCGATCACCGAGATCATGGTGAACGGCCCCGACGCGATCTTCGTGGAGCGCGCCGGCCGGGTGGAGCAACTGCCGCTCCGCTTCGCCTCGAACGACCAGCTGATGCAGACCATCGAGCGGATCGTCTCCACGGTCAACCGCCGTGTGGACGAGTCCAACCCGATGGTCGACGCCCGCCTGCCGTCCGGCGAGCGCGTCAACGTCATCATCCCGCCGCTGTCCCTCACCGGCGCCGTACTCACCATCCGCCGCTTCCCCCGCTCCTTCACGCTCCAGGAGCTGATCCAGTTCGGCTCGCTGGACGAGCCGATGGTGTATCTGCTGGCGGGGCTGGTGCAGGCGCGGTTCAACATCATCGTCTCCGGTGCCACCGGCACCGGCAAGACGACGCTGCTGAACGCGCTGTCCGGGCTGATCCCCGAGAGCGAGCGGATCATCACCATCGAGGACTCGGCGGAACTCCAGCTCCAGCAGCATCACGTGGTCCGGCTGGAGTCACGGCCGCCCAACGTCGAGGGCCAGGGCCAGATCACCATCCGCGACCTGGTGCGCAACTCGCTGCGCATGCGGCCCGACCGGATCGTCGTCGGTGAGGTCCGTGGCGGTGAGTCGCTGGACATGCTCCAGGCGATGTCGACCGGCCACGACGGCTCGCTGGCCACCGTCCACGCCAACAGCGCGGAGGACGCGCTGATGCGGTTGCAGACGCTGGCCTCCATGTCCGACGTCGAGGTGCCCTTCGTCGCGCTGCACGACCAGATCAACAGCGCGGTCGATGTGATCGTCCAGCTCACCCGGTTCGCCGACGGGGCCCGCCGGGTCACCGAGATCGCGCTGCTCGACAGCCACGGCGGCGAACCGTACCGGCTGGCGACGGTGGCCCGGTTCGACGCCCAGCCGATGGCCGCCGACGGCCGGATCTACGGCAGCTTCCAGTACTTCCCGCTCACCCGCCGCACCGCCGACCGCCTCTACATGGCGAGCCAGCCCGTCCCCCCGGCCTTCGGCGTCGCCCAGTCCCCAGCACAGCTGGCCACCCGAGAAGCCAGGTAG
- a CDS encoding SigE family RNA polymerase sigma factor codes for MMQVRRDEYAEFAAARAGHLYRSACLLTAGDTYLAEDLVQETLGRLYLRWGRVRRAENPAAYAQTVLTRTFLAQKRRRSSTERATDVLPETAAASADTTLRLTLLQALARLPAKDRAVVVLRYWEDRSIQETADAMNASPAAVRTRCSRALARLRELLGEDLAEYAAT; via the coding sequence ATCATGCAGGTCCGGCGGGACGAGTACGCGGAGTTCGCCGCGGCGCGCGCGGGGCACCTCTACCGCTCCGCCTGCCTGCTCACCGCCGGTGACACGTATCTCGCCGAGGACCTGGTGCAGGAGACCCTCGGGCGGCTGTACCTGAGATGGGGGCGCGTCCGTCGCGCCGAGAATCCGGCGGCGTACGCGCAGACCGTCCTCACCCGCACCTTCCTCGCCCAGAAGCGGCGGCGCAGCAGCACCGAGCGGGCCACCGACGTTCTCCCGGAGACGGCCGCCGCCAGCGCGGACACCACCCTGCGGCTCACCCTGTTGCAGGCGCTCGCGCGGCTGCCCGCCAAGGACCGGGCGGTCGTCGTACTGCGCTACTGGGAGGACCGCAGCATCCAGGAGACGGCCGACGCGATGAACGCCAGCCCGGCCGCCGTCCGGACCCGCTGCTCCCGCGCCCTCGCCCGGCTGCGGGAGTTGCTCGGTGAGGACCTCGCCGAGTACGCGGCCACCTGA
- a CDS encoding chaplin, producing the protein MFAVAASGAMAMALPACAALAADGADAKAAAAGSPGLVSGNAIQLPVHLPVNICGNTVNVVGLLNPAAGNTCANKSKADGKKATGAKADSTKDSGGSATSGGASAQAHTADSPGLISGNGIQLPIDLPVNVSGNTVDLGGLGNPVFGNQSVNGPGDEPDQTTTPPVKNTPTPQAPEPQAPKPRAPKPPTHVQSQPDPRTPDLTSPTLAHTGADLMAPAVAGSTALLLTGTVLYRRFRPVRTR; encoded by the coding sequence GTGTTCGCCGTCGCCGCGTCCGGCGCGATGGCCATGGCGCTCCCGGCATGCGCCGCCCTCGCGGCCGACGGAGCCGACGCCAAGGCTGCGGCGGCCGGCTCGCCCGGGCTGGTCTCCGGCAACGCCATCCAGCTCCCGGTACACCTGCCGGTGAACATCTGCGGCAACACGGTGAACGTCGTGGGGCTGCTCAACCCGGCCGCGGGCAACACCTGCGCGAACAAGAGCAAGGCCGACGGCAAGAAGGCCACCGGTGCGAAGGCCGACAGCACGAAGGACAGCGGCGGATCGGCCACGTCCGGCGGGGCGTCGGCTCAGGCTCACACCGCCGATTCGCCCGGGTTGATTTCCGGCAACGGCATCCAGCTCCCGATCGATCTGCCGGTGAACGTCTCCGGGAACACGGTCGACCTGGGCGGCCTGGGCAACCCGGTCTTCGGAAACCAGTCGGTCAACGGTCCCGGCGACGAGCCCGACCAGACCACGACGCCCCCGGTCAAGAACACCCCGACGCCTCAGGCTCCGGAGCCGCAGGCCCCGAAGCCCCGGGCACCGAAGCCTCCGACCCACGTCCAGTCCCAGCCCGACCCGCGTACCCCGGACTTGACGTCGCCCACGCTGGCCCACACCGGAGCGGACCTCATGGCCCCCGCCGTCGCCGGCAGTACCGCGCTTCTCCTCACGGGTACGGTCCTGTACCGCCGCTTCCGCCCGGTCCGCACCCGCTGA